From one Solanum stenotomum isolate F172 chromosome 12, ASM1918654v1, whole genome shotgun sequence genomic stretch:
- the LOC125846495 gene encoding glycine-rich RNA-binding protein 3, mitochondrial-like, whose protein sequence is MAFLNKIGNILKHGVGKNTNLELSASNGSLFQTIRSMSSSKLFVGGLSYGTDESSLKETFSQYGEVIEARVILDRETGRSRGFGFISFPSSEEATSAMQAMDGQDLHGRRIKVNYATEKRRDGFGGGYGGGNYGGEGGNFAGGGGYAASNYGGGGGGFSGGYNSSGGGGYNSAGGGGYGSSSGYNYGGEGGNVAGSGGYPTNNYGGGGTGFSSGNSSAGGYGSYGGGSSNYGNNSSPVEGGNYGSSTPNINYSGQGSSFSGGYGGGNSGNDFVGAPSNNNSFANTGFGGSSEASYNGSQEQVSADQGTQSINEHLGQETPEGNYRDNDDEPKDYANTRG, encoded by the exons ATGGCTTTTCTCAATAAAATTGGGAATATTCTTAAACATGGAGTAGGTAAAAACACAAACTTGGAACTTTCTGCCTCAAATGGTTCACTTTTCCAGACTATAAGAAGCATGTCTTCGTCTAAGCTTTTCGTTGGGG GTCTCTCGTATGGCACTGATGAAAGTTCTCTGAAAGAGACATTCTCTCAATATGGTGAAGTTATTGAAG CTAGAGTCATTCTGGATCGTGAAACTGGGAGGTCCAGAGGGTTTGGTTTTATTAGTTTTCCATCAAGTGAAGAAGCAACAAGTGCCATGCAGGCCATGGATGGCCAG GATCTTCATGGAAGACGCATAAAGGTGAATTATGCCACAGAAAAACGTCGTGATGGTTTTGGAGGTGGCTATGGTGGCGGTAACTATGGTGGAGAAGGTGGAAACTTTGCAGGTGGTGGAGGTTATGCAGCCAGTAATTATGGAGGTGGAGGCGGTGGATTTTCTGGTGGTTACAATTCTTCTGGAGGAGGTGGCTACAATTCTGCTGGAGGAGGTGGCTACGGTAGCAGTAGTGGCTATAACTATGGTGGGGAAGGTGGAAATGTTGCAGGTTCTGGAGGTTACCCAACCAACAATTACGGTGGTGGAGGGACTGGATTTTCTAGTGGTAACAGTTCTGCTGGAGGATACGGTAGCTATGGAGGTGGTAGTAGCAACTATGGGAACAACAGTTCCCCTGTTGAGGGTGGTAACTACGGAAGCAGCACTCCAAACATCAATTATTCTGGTCAAGGCAGTAGTTTTTCAGGTGGTTATGGCGGTGGCAACAGTGGGAATGACTTTGTTGGAGCTCCTAGTAACAATAATAGCTTCGCTAACACGGGATTTGGTGGGAGCTCTGAAGCATCATATAATGGAAGCCAAGAACAGGTTAGTGCAGATCAAGGAACTCAATCTATAAATGAACATCTTGGACAGGAGACACCAGAAGGAAACTACAGGGATAACGATGACGAACCAAAAGATTATGCCAACACCAGGGGCTGA
- the LOC125846479 gene encoding exocyst complex component EXO70E2 encodes MGDCESSAPLMEEEENLIAAAQNIVKALGSNRTLTDDARKILADLGSQLSSITRVSEPEDEGAGEIEEQLIELEEELNLVQSKVMNWEVGKSMIWDCGQEEAYEYLRYVDQGRKLIERLESLNLVKGGKEDELLRRAHDLLQTAMNRLEEEFTHLLVQNRQPFEPEHMSFRSSEDDTLDDGSIVSFGDDSIEDVVQRDSMSRSSGEYIIELVHPDVIPDLRCIANLMFDSNYGRECSQAFINVRKDGLDDCLFILEVEKLSIEDVLKLEWNSLNSKIRRWIRAMKIFVRIYLASEKWLSDQIFSELEAVGSVCFAEASKASILQLLNFGEAIAIGPHQPEKLIRILDMYEVLADLIPDIDAMYSDEVGLCVRRECQDILRSLGDCAKATFLEFENAVASSISANPFPGGGIHHLTRYVMNYMKTLIDYSKTLDELLKGHEKEDSVTILPDMTPDREEDNTDRRCYISPLAQHFRSFTSILECNLEDKARLYKDESLGHLFLMNNIHYMAEKVKNSNLRTILGDGWIRKHNWKFQHHAMSYERATWSSILSFLRDEGLYNPGSNSISRTLLKERLNNFYLSFEDVYKSQTGWSIPDSQLREDLRISTSLKVIQGYRTFVGRHTNHISDKHIKYSADDLENFLLDLFEGSPRSVHGSHRK; translated from the coding sequence ATGGGAGACTGTGAATCTTCAGCCCCCctaatggaagaagaagaaaacctGATAGCTGCTGCACAGAACATTGTGAAAGCGTTGGGGTCCAATAGGACTTTAACGGATGATGCTAGGAAAATTTTGGCTGATCTAGGCTCCCAATTGTCTTCTATAACTAGAGTGAGTGAACCTGAAGATGAGGGAGCTGGTGAAATTGAGGAGCAGCTTATTGAGCTGGAGGAGGAGCTTAATTTAGTGCAGAGTAAAGTCATGAACTGGGAGGTGGGTAAGTCAATGATATGGGATTGTGGCCAGGAAGAAGCATATGAGTATTTGAGATATGTGGATCAAGGTCGAAAATTGATTGAGAGATTGGAGAGTTTGAACTTGGTTAAAGGTGGTAAAGAAGATGAGCTTCTGCGTAGGGCTCATGATCTTCTGCAAACTGCAATGAATCGTCTTGAGGAGGAGTTTACGCATTTGCTTGTTCAGAACAGGCAGCCTTTTGAGCCGGAGCATATGTCTTTTCGTTCCAGTGAAGATGATACGTTGGATGATGGCTCAATTGTGTCGTTTGGGGATGACTCGATTGAGGATGTGGTTCAAAGAGATAGCATGAGTAGGAGTTCAGGGGAGTACATCATTGAACTGGTGCATCCAGATGTTATTCCTGACCTAAGATGCATTGCCAATTTGATGTTTGATTCAAATTATGGCCGGGAATGTTCTCAAGCATTTATCAATGTCAGAAAAGATGGCTTGGATGATTGCCTCTTCATTCTTGAAGTAGAGAAGTTGAGCATCGAGGATGTATTGAAGCTGGAATGGAACTCGTTGAACTCCAAAATCAGGAGGTGGATACGGGCTATGAAGATCTTTGTGCGCATTTATCTTGCCAGTGAAAAATGGCTAAGTGATCAGATTTTTAGTGAGCTGGAAGCAGTTGGTTCAGTTTGCTTTGCTGAGGCCTCGAAAGCTTCAATCTTGCAGCTTCTGAACTTTGGTGAAGCCATAGCTATTGGCCCTCATCAACCGGAGAAATTGATTCGGATTCTTGACATGTATGAGGTGCTTGCAGATCTTATCCCAGATATTGATGCTATGTACTCTGATGAGGTGGGGTTATGCGTTAGAAGAGAGTGCCAAGACATTCTTAGAAGCTTGGGTGATTGTGCAAAGGCAACCTTTCTGGAATTTGAAAATGCTGTTGCTTCCAGCATATCTGCCAATCCTTTTCCTGGTGGCGGGATACACCATCTCACGAGGTATGTCATGAACTACATGAAAACTCTTATTGATTATAGCAAGACACTTGATGAGCTTCTGAAGGGCCATGAGAAGGAAGATTCAGTGACCATTTTACCAGACATGACACCTGATAGAGAAGAAGATAACACAGACAGACGCTGTTACATTTCTCCGCTGGCTCAACATTTTCGATCCTTCACTTCAATTTTGGAATGCAACCTTGAGGATAAGGCCAGGTTATACAAGGATGAGTCACTAGGTCACCTTTTCTTAATGAATAATATTCATTACATGGCTGAAAAGGTCAAAAATTCCAATCTAAGAACAATACTAGGTGATGGTTGGATCCGAAAACATAATTGGAAATTCCAACATCATGCAATGAGCTATGAGAGAGCTACTTGGAGCTCTATCCTCTCGTTCCTCAGAGATGAAGGGCTATATAATCCAGGCTCAAATTCTATCTCGAGAACTCTTCTCAAGGAGAGACTAAACAACTTTTATCTCTCATTTGAGGATGTCTACAAGAGCCAGACAGGATGGTCTATCCCAGATAGTCAACTTCGTGAAGATCTTCGAATCTCAACATCACTCAAGGTTATCCAGGGATACAGGACATTTGTTGGAAGACACACCAACCATATAAGCGACAAGCACATAAAGTATTCTGCGGACGATTTGGAGAACTTCCTTTTGGATCTGTTTGAGGGATCTCCAAGATCTGTACATGGTTCCCACAGGAAGTGA
- the LOC125846488 gene encoding serine carboxypeptidase-like 25 codes for MAKRKLALLLLLATIVCVSAANLNKHQDEEDADRIISLPGQPKVSFHQYSGYVTVNQFAGRALFYWLTEAIDEPLSKPLVIWLNGGPGCSSVAYGASEEIGPFRINKTASGLYVNKFSWNKLANLLFLETPAGVGFSYSNRSSDLLDTGDFRTAKDSLQFLIHWMNRFPRYRNREVYITGESYAGHYVPQLAREIVHYNANSKNPINLKGFMVGNAVTDNYYDNLGTVTYWWSHAMISDKTYKQLVNTCDFKRHKESNECESLYYYAMDQEFGNIDQYNIYAPPCNNSDGSSSTRQTMNLPHRPYKMFKQLSGYDPCTEKYAEIYYNRPDVQKAMHANTTGIPYKWTACSETLNRNWNDTDDSILPIYRELIAAGLRIWVFSGDVDSVVPVTATRYSLAQLKLSTTTPWYPWYVKKQVGGWTEVYKGLTFATVRGAGHEVPLFKPRAAYQLFRSFLKGEPLPKS; via the exons atggCCAAACGAAAATTAGCTTTGCTTTTGCTTTTAGCAACAATTGTATGTGTAAGTGCTGCAAATTTAAACAAACATCAGGATGAAGAAGACGCTGATAGAATAATATCGCTACCTGGACAACCCAAGGTTTCGTTCCATCAGTACTCAGGGTATGTCACTGTCAATCAATTTGCTGGAAGAGCTCTATTTTACTGGCTTACTGAAGCTATTGATGAACCACTTTCTAAGCCTTTGGTTATTTGGCTCAATGGAG GTCCCGGATGCTCTTCAGTGGCCTATGGTGCATCTGAAGAAATAGGGCCATTCAGGATAAACAAGACGGCTTCAGGGCTGTATGTGAACAAGTTTTCATGGAACAAATTGGCAAATTTACTATTCCTTGAAACTCCAGCAGGAGTTGGATTTTCCTACAGCAATAGATCCTCTGATCTCCTTGACACCGGGGATTTTCGCACTG CTAAGGACTCACTACAGTTCCTTATCCACTGGATGAATCGGTTCCCACGCTACAGAAATCGTGAAGTCTACATCACCGGAGAGAGCTATGCTGGTCATTATGTCCCTCAGCTAGCCAGAGAAATAGTTCATTACAATGCCAATTCTAAGAACCCAATCAACCTTAAAGGATTCATG GTGGGAAATGCTGTGACAGATAATTACTATGACAACTTAGGAACTGTGACATATTGGTGGAGCCATGCTATGATCTCTGATAAGACATACAAGCAATTGGTGAACACTTGTGATTTCAAACGCCATAAAGAATCAAACGAGTGTGAATCATTGTACTATTACGCGATGGATCAAGAATTTGGGAACATCGATCAGTACAATATTTATGCTCCTCCTTGTAACAATTCTGATGGTAGCAGTTCAACTAGGCAGACCATGAATTTACCCCACCGACCTTACAAG ATGTTCAAGCAGCTATCAGGTTATGATCCTTGCACAGAGAAGTATGCAGAAATTTACTACAACAGGCCTGATGTGCAGAAGGCTATGCACGCGAATACAACAGGAATTCCTTATAAATGGACAGCCTGCAG TGAGACATTGAATCGAAACTGGAACGATACAGATGACTCGATTCTCCCAATCTACCGGGAACTAATTGCTGCTGGATTGAGAATTTGGGTTTTCAG TGGTGATGTAGACTCAGTTGTACCCGTTACCGCGACAAGGTATTCACTAGCACAGCTCAAGTTATCCACCACAACTCCATGGTACCCTTGGTATGTCAAAAAACAG GTGGGAGGCTGGACAGAGGTATACAAAGGTCTAACATTTGCAACAGTAAGAGGGGCAGGTCATGAAGTGCCATTATTCAAGCCAAGGGCAGCTTATCAACTATTTAGATCATTTTTAAAAGGAGAGCCACTTCCCAAGTCATGA